A window of Pusillimonas sp. T7-7 contains these coding sequences:
- the gcvT gene encoding glycine cleavage system aminomethyltransferase GcvT, giving the protein MSTALKHTSLHPVHLEFGAKMVDFGGWDMPVAYGSQLEEHHSVRRDSGMFDVSHMLNIDINGAGAEDFLKRLLANDVTKLSIPGKALYSCMLNLDGGVLDDLIVYFFSSDQWRLIVNAGTAEKDLAWIQSVAQADGFDVAITPRRDLAMIAVQGPNARNKLWEVRPDWEAETHALSVFTGAFVDDDILVARTGYTGEDGFEIVLPAEQVETLWRDLAANGVKACGLGARDTLRLEAGMNLYGQEMDEQVDPLVSGLAWTVSMKDPGRDFIGRTALEGATVDRTLVGVKLLERGVMRGHMKVRMQQGEGELTSGSMSPTMGVSIGMARVPKGVQPGDRIEVEIRGKWLPAEVVKMPFVRNGKVMV; this is encoded by the coding sequence ATGTCTACCGCCTTAAAGCATACTTCCCTGCATCCCGTACATCTTGAATTCGGCGCCAAAATGGTCGATTTTGGTGGCTGGGACATGCCCGTCGCCTATGGCTCCCAACTGGAAGAGCACCACTCGGTGCGCCGGGATTCGGGCATGTTCGATGTATCGCACATGCTCAATATCGACATCAATGGCGCTGGCGCAGAAGACTTCCTCAAGCGCCTGCTGGCCAACGATGTCACCAAGCTGTCCATACCGGGCAAGGCGCTGTACTCGTGCATGCTGAATCTCGATGGCGGCGTGCTGGACGACCTGATCGTCTATTTCTTCAGTTCCGACCAATGGCGGCTGATCGTCAATGCTGGCACGGCCGAGAAAGACCTTGCCTGGATCCAGAGTGTGGCCCAGGCCGACGGCTTCGACGTAGCGATTACGCCTCGCCGCGATCTGGCCATGATTGCAGTTCAGGGCCCCAATGCCCGCAACAAGCTATGGGAAGTGCGTCCCGACTGGGAAGCCGAGACTCATGCACTGTCTGTGTTTACCGGCGCCTTTGTCGACGACGACATTCTCGTGGCACGCACAGGTTATACGGGTGAAGACGGTTTCGAGATCGTTCTGCCCGCCGAGCAGGTAGAAACGCTGTGGCGTGATCTGGCCGCCAATGGGGTCAAGGCATGCGGCCTGGGTGCGCGCGATACCTTGCGTTTGGAAGCCGGAATGAATCTGTACGGACAGGAAATGGATGAGCAGGTCGACCCGCTGGTGTCGGGCCTGGCCTGGACGGTGTCGATGAAAGACCCGGGGCGTGATTTTATCGGCCGTACGGCACTCGAAGGCGCCACCGTTGATCGCACGCTGGTCGGTGTCAAGCTGCTCGAGCGCGGTGTTATGCGCGGGCATATGAAAGTGCGCATGCAACAAGGCGAGGGCGAGCTGACCAGTGGCTCCATGTCGCCCACCATGGGTGTGTCCATAGGCATGGCGCGTGTCCCCAAGGGTGTACAGCCTGGCGATCGCATCGAGGTCGAAATTCGCGGTAAATGGCTGCCGGCCGAAGTGGTAAAAATGCCTTTTGTCCGCAATGGCAAGGTGATGGTCTGA
- the gcvH gene encoding glycine cleavage system protein GcvH produces MSIPSDRKYTSSHEWVKTEGDVLLVGITDSAQDQLGDLVFVGDVNPGAALSAGETAGVVESVKAASDIYAPVDGEIVAFNEALNDNPDLINQAAFDTWIFKIKPANAADVDGLLDADAYQAQVDAS; encoded by the coding sequence ATGAGTATTCCTAGCGATCGTAAATATACGTCTTCACACGAGTGGGTAAAAACCGAGGGTGATGTCCTGCTGGTCGGCATTACCGACAGTGCCCAGGACCAACTGGGCGATCTGGTTTTTGTGGGTGACGTCAACCCGGGCGCAGCACTGTCTGCCGGCGAAACCGCCGGTGTGGTCGAATCCGTGAAAGCGGCGTCCGATATTTACGCGCCGGTCGATGGCGAGATCGTTGCCTTCAACGAAGCGCTCAACGACAACCCCGACCTGATCAACCAGGCTGCTTTCGATACCTGGATTTTCAAGATCAAGCCTGCCAATGCAGCCGATGTCGACGGCCTGCTGGATGCCGACGCTTATCAAGCGCAGGTGGATGCGAGCTGA